In Streptomyces longhuiensis, the following proteins share a genomic window:
- a CDS encoding YtxH domain-containing protein: MRYRLTFVAGLALGYVLGTRAGRERYEQLKKSAREFAQNPAVRNTAESAAQQTRQIAGKALHSVSEKVESRVPESVAGRVRSLRERGQGGDGFEDDWGTSNT, from the coding sequence ATGCGCTACCGGCTCACATTCGTCGCCGGTCTGGCCCTGGGGTACGTGCTCGGGACCCGGGCCGGACGCGAGCGCTACGAGCAGCTGAAGAAGTCCGCCCGCGAGTTCGCGCAGAACCCTGCCGTCCGGAACACGGCGGAGTCCGCGGCCCAGCAGACGCGTCAGATCGCGGGCAAAGCGCTGCACTCGGTGAGCGAGAAGGTCGAGAGCCGGGTCCCCGAGTCGGTGGCCGGCCGGGTCCGCTCGCTGCGGGAGCGCGGCCAGGGCGGCGACGGCTTCGAGGACGACTGGGGCACCAGCAACACCTGA
- a CDS encoding FGGY family carbohydrate kinase, which translates to MGIVAGLDSSPDFTRIVVCDADSGAVLKQGYAPHPLEPGEGGGRPADVDPQAWLLSLGEAAGGGLLEGVQAIGVSAQQNALVPLDSQGNTVRPAMPGGDKRTQAAAADLIDRLGGREAWAQAVGCVPQAMHPVTKLRWLARNEPEAAQRVALVLQAHDWLVWQLLGRPSRRTTDRGGASGTGYWSAASGSYRPDLVELALGHQAMLPEVLGPGDAAGTTPEGLIISAGTGETMAAAFGLGVRQGDAVVSLGASGSVMAVHHEALADPSGMITSLADATGMHLPVVHTLNAVRALRGTADMLGLSGIEELSDLAMKSTPGSHGLVLLPYLEGEKTPNLPHTAGTLSGLRRESMKPEHLARAAFEGMLCGLGDAMDVLRARGVEVRRIFLLGAAAELPAVQAAAPMLFGTQVVVPQPADYAALGAARQAAWALNGQLPQWQGAAAQVLEPGEELPVGQAVRQQFTAVREQTHPGAFDSVGA; encoded by the coding sequence ATGGGGATAGTCGCCGGGCTGGACAGTTCGCCCGATTTCACTCGGATCGTGGTCTGTGACGCGGACTCCGGTGCCGTGCTCAAGCAGGGCTATGCCCCGCACCCTCTCGAACCCGGCGAGGGCGGTGGCCGTCCCGCCGATGTCGACCCACAGGCGTGGCTCCTCTCGCTCGGCGAGGCCGCGGGCGGCGGGCTGCTCGAAGGCGTGCAGGCCATCGGGGTCTCCGCGCAGCAGAACGCGCTGGTGCCGCTCGACTCGCAGGGCAACACCGTGCGGCCCGCGATGCCCGGGGGCGACAAGCGGACGCAGGCCGCGGCCGCGGATCTCATCGACCGGCTCGGCGGGCGCGAGGCGTGGGCACAGGCCGTCGGGTGTGTGCCGCAGGCCATGCATCCCGTGACGAAGCTGCGGTGGCTGGCGAGGAACGAGCCGGAGGCCGCGCAGCGGGTCGCGCTCGTGCTCCAGGCCCACGACTGGCTGGTGTGGCAGCTCCTCGGCCGGCCCTCGCGGCGGACCACCGACCGGGGCGGGGCCTCGGGCACCGGCTACTGGTCGGCGGCGAGCGGCTCGTACCGTCCTGATCTGGTCGAGCTGGCGCTCGGGCATCAGGCGATGCTGCCGGAGGTGCTCGGTCCGGGGGACGCGGCCGGCACCACTCCGGAGGGGCTGATCATCTCGGCCGGTACGGGCGAGACGATGGCCGCGGCGTTCGGGCTCGGGGTGCGTCAGGGCGACGCCGTGGTGTCGCTCGGCGCCTCGGGGTCGGTCATGGCGGTGCACCACGAGGCGCTGGCCGATCCGTCCGGGATGATCACCTCGCTCGCCGACGCGACCGGCATGCATCTGCCCGTCGTCCATACGCTCAATGCGGTGCGGGCCCTTCGGGGTACGGCCGACATGCTCGGGCTCTCCGGGATCGAGGAGCTGTCCGACCTGGCGATGAAGTCGACTCCCGGGTCGCACGGCCTGGTCCTGCTGCCGTATCTGGAGGGCGAGAAGACGCCGAATCTGCCGCACACCGCGGGCACGCTGAGTGGGCTGCGGCGGGAGTCGATGAAGCCGGAGCATCTCGCGCGGGCCGCGTTCGAGGGCATGCTGTGCGGGCTCGGGGACGCCATGGACGTACTGCGCGCGCGGGGGGTCGAGGTGCGGCGGATCTTCCTGCTCGGCGCGGCGGCCGAGCTGCCGGCGGTGCAGGCCGCGGCGCCGATGCTGTTCGGGACGCAGGTCGTGGTGCCGCAGCCCGCGGACTACGCGGCGCTCGGTGCGGCGCGGCAGGCCGCGTGGGCGCTGAACGGGCAGCTGCCGCAGTGGCAGGGCGCGGCGGCGCAGGTTCTGGAGCCGGGCGAGGAGTTGCCCGTCGGGCAGGCGGTGCGACAGCAGTTCACCGCCGTACGGGAACAGACGCACCCCGGAGCCTTCGATTCCGTGGGGGCGTGA
- a CDS encoding ABC transporter ATP-binding protein — protein MLIRLLRTYLGPYKKPIGVLVLLQFLQTCASLYLPTLNADIIDNGVVKGDTGYILTFGAIMIAITVVQMVCNIGAVYYGARTASALGRDVRASVFDRVQSFSAREMGQFGAPSLITRTTNDVQQVQMLTLMTFTLMVSAPIMCVGGIVMALGQDVPLSGVLLAVVPVLGISVSLIVRRLRPLFRTMQVRLDTVNRVLREQITGNRVIRAFVRDDYEKGRFREANADLTEVSLGTGKLLALMFPIVMTVVNISSIAVVWFGAHRIDSGGMQIGALTAFLAYLMQIVMSVMMATFMFMMVPRAEVCAERIQEVLSTESSVVPPASPVRELRDHGHLEIRDAGFRYPGAEEPVLKAIQVTARPGETTAVIGSTGSGKSTLLGLVPRLFDATDGEVLVNGVDVRTIDPALLARTVGLVPQKPYLFAGTVATNLRYGNPDATDEELWNALEVAQAKDFVKKLENGLDSPISQGGTNVSGGQRQRLAIARTLVQRPEIYLFDDSFSALDYATDAALRAALGQETSEATVVIVAQRVSTIRDADRIVVLDEGHVVGTGTHHELMAGNETYREIVLSQLTEAEAA, from the coding sequence GTGCTCATACGACTCCTGCGGACCTACCTCGGTCCGTACAAGAAACCCATCGGCGTGCTGGTGCTGCTGCAGTTCCTGCAGACCTGCGCCTCGCTCTATCTGCCCACCCTGAACGCGGACATCATTGACAACGGTGTCGTGAAGGGGGACACGGGCTACATCCTGACGTTCGGCGCCATCATGATCGCGATCACCGTGGTCCAGATGGTCTGCAACATCGGCGCCGTGTACTACGGCGCCCGCACCGCGTCCGCGCTCGGACGGGACGTCCGGGCCTCCGTGTTCGACCGCGTGCAGTCCTTCTCGGCGCGCGAGATGGGCCAGTTCGGGGCGCCGTCCCTGATCACCCGCACGACGAACGACGTGCAGCAGGTCCAGATGCTCACGCTCATGACGTTCACGCTGATGGTGTCGGCGCCGATCATGTGTGTCGGCGGCATCGTCATGGCGCTGGGCCAGGACGTGCCCCTGTCGGGCGTGCTGCTCGCCGTGGTCCCGGTCCTCGGGATCAGCGTCAGCCTGATCGTGCGCCGCCTGCGGCCGCTGTTCCGCACCATGCAGGTGCGGCTCGACACGGTGAACCGGGTGCTGCGCGAGCAGATCACCGGCAACCGCGTCATCCGCGCCTTCGTCCGCGACGACTACGAGAAGGGTCGCTTCCGCGAGGCCAACGCCGATCTGACCGAGGTCTCCCTCGGCACCGGCAAGCTCCTCGCGCTGATGTTCCCGATCGTCATGACCGTGGTGAACATCTCGTCGATCGCCGTCGTCTGGTTCGGCGCGCACCGCATCGACAGCGGCGGCATGCAGATCGGCGCGCTCACCGCGTTCCTCGCCTATCTGATGCAGATCGTGATGAGCGTCATGATGGCCACCTTCATGTTCATGATGGTGCCGCGCGCCGAGGTCTGCGCCGAGCGCATCCAGGAGGTCCTCTCCACCGAGTCCAGCGTCGTGCCGCCGGCCTCGCCGGTGCGCGAGCTGCGCGACCACGGCCACCTGGAGATCCGGGACGCGGGCTTCCGCTATCCGGGCGCCGAGGAGCCGGTGCTCAAGGCCATCCAGGTCACCGCGCGCCCCGGTGAGACGACCGCCGTCATCGGCTCGACCGGCAGCGGCAAGTCCACCCTTCTCGGCCTGGTGCCGCGCCTGTTCGACGCGACCGACGGCGAGGTCCTGGTGAACGGCGTCGACGTGCGCACCATCGACCCCGCGCTGCTCGCCAGGACCGTCGGGCTCGTGCCGCAGAAGCCGTACCTCTTCGCGGGGACGGTCGCGACGAATCTGCGGTACGGCAATCCCGACGCGACCGACGAGGAGCTGTGGAACGCCCTGGAGGTGGCACAGGCCAAGGACTTCGTGAAGAAGCTGGAGAACGGGCTCGACTCCCCGATCTCGCAGGGCGGCACCAATGTCTCCGGCGGTCAGCGCCAGCGGCTCGCGATCGCGCGGACGCTGGTGCAGCGGCCCGAGATCTATCTCTTCGACGACTCGTTCTCCGCGCTCGACTACGCGACGGACGCCGCGCTGCGGGCGGCGCTGGGTCAGGAGACCTCCGAGGCGACCGTGGTGATCGTGGCCCAGCGGGTCTCCACCATCCGCGACGCGGACCGCATCGTGGTCCTCGACGAGGGCCATGTCGTGGGCACGGGCACCCATCACGAGCTGATGGCCGGCAATGAGACGTACCGGGAGATCGTTCTCTCCCAGCTGACGGAAGCGGAGGCGGCCTGA